A region of Salvelinus namaycush isolate Seneca chromosome 9, SaNama_1.0, whole genome shotgun sequence DNA encodes the following proteins:
- the LOC120054069 gene encoding guanine nucleotide-binding protein G(s) subunit alpha-like: protein MACFGIGNKTKGKCGEEEEKARREANKRIEKQLKKDKQQYYKSHRLLLLGDCDSGKSTIFNQMRLLDTELTEEEKLMQYMQHKKASGIFETYFRVGEYVFYLFNGRGGWGSTRRVFRDQSAYILVVDSSSYDMVCQGDNQTNQLQEALNSLERLWNRMRKMDRPLFLFLNKQDLLAEKVLAGKSKIEDYFPEFAHYTSHEHTTPVQGEDPSVTRAKYFIRDKFLKITASGDVDMHKCFPFFTCAIDLENIQRTFRDCGDKLNFCSS, encoded by the coding sequence ATGGCTTGTTTTGGCATTGGGAATAAGACCAAAGGCAAAtgtggagaagaagaggagaaggcaCGGAGAGAAGCAaacaaaaggattgagaaacAGCTTAAAAAAGATAAACAGCAATACTATAAATCTCACAGGCTCCTACTACTAGGAGATTGTGACTCAGggaaaagcacaatattcaatcagATGCGATTGTTGGACACAGAATTAACTGAGGAGGAGAAATTAATGCAATACATGCAACACAAAAAAGCTTCAGGCATTTTTGAGACATATTTCAGAGTAGGCGAATACGTTTTTTATTTGTTCAATGGCAGAGGTGGGTGGGGATCCACAAGGAGAGTGTTTCGGGACCAGTCGGCCTATATTTTAGTGGTGGACAGCAGCAGCTATGATATGGTGTGTCAGGGAGACAATCAAACCAACCAACTGCAGGAGGCACTAAACTCCTTAGAGCGCCTCTGGAACAGAATGAGGAAAATGGAccgtcctctcttcctctttttgAACAAACAGGACCTGCTAGCAGAGAAGGTGTTGGCGGGGAAATCTAAAATAGAGGATTATTTTCCAGAGTTTGCACACTACACTTCGCATGAACATACAACACCAGTACAAGGGGAGGATCCAAGTGTCACCAGGGCAAAGTACTTCATACGTGACAAGTTTTTGAAGATCACAGCCAGTGGAGATGTGGATATGCACAAATGTTTTCCTTTTTTCACCTGTGCAATCGACTTGGAAAACATCCAGCGTACCTTCAGAGACTGTGGAGATAAGTTAAACTTTTGCTCGTCATGA